A region of Rhodoferax potami DNA encodes the following proteins:
- the secA gene encoding preprotein translocase subunit SecA — protein sequence MAINFLTKIFGSRNDRLLKQYRVVVTRINALEPEFEALTDDGLRAKTQEFKDRVAKGETLDAILPEAFALVREGSKRVMKMRHFDVQMLGGMALHYGKISEMRTGEGKTLTATLPVFLNALSGKGVHVVTVNDYLASRDARWMGRLYNFLGLTVGINMPQAPREDKQQAYNSDITYGTNNEYGFDYLRDNMVYEAADRVQRGLNFAIVDEVDSILIDEARTPLIISGQAEDHTELYLAINKAIPRLVKQEGEADPITGQGITKPGDFTLDEKSHQVFLTEQGHEVAETIFAELGLIPAGSSLYDPANITLMHHLYAALRANHLYHRDQHYVVQNGEIVIVDEYTGRLMTGRRWSDGLHQAVEAKEGVQIQAENQTLASITFQNYFRLYSKLAGMTGTADTEAYEFQEIYGLETVVIPPNRISRRDDQLDRVYKTTREKYDAAIKDIRECYDRGQPVLVGTTSIENSEIIAELLDKEKLPHQVLNAKQHAREADIVAQAGRAKMITIATNMAGRGTDIVLGGNMDKLLEAIEGDASLDEAAKQAKVAELKSQWQKDHEAIKALGGLRIIATERHESRRIDNQLRGRSGRQGDPGSSRFYLSLDDSLMRIFAGDRVKSIMDRLKMPEGEAIEAGIVTRSIESAQRKVEARNFDMRKQLLEYDDVSNDQRKVIYQQRNAILDASDLEAQIAGLREGAFEDMVRQFVPAESVEEQWDIPALQKMLSEEWQLNLDLQKQVSSASSITDEEIVTTVTTAANEAFESKVNLVGKDNFTQFERMVLLQSIDSHWRDHLSALDYLRQGIHLRGYAQKQPKQEYKREAFELFGQLLDSVKNDVTKILMTVKIQSNEQLEQAADAIESRGESIANVTYTAPTETGEVETTTDATTVKTAESDVPRVGRNDPCPCGSGKKYKQCHGKLS from the coding sequence ATGGCTATTAACTTCCTTACCAAAATTTTTGGCAGCCGCAACGATCGTTTGCTCAAGCAGTATCGGGTCGTAGTAACTCGCATCAATGCACTGGAGCCTGAGTTCGAGGCCCTTACCGACGACGGGCTCCGTGCCAAGACGCAAGAGTTCAAAGACCGTGTCGCTAAAGGCGAAACACTCGATGCCATCCTTCCGGAAGCTTTTGCGCTAGTCCGTGAAGGCTCAAAGCGCGTCATGAAAATGCGCCACTTCGACGTGCAAATGCTGGGTGGGATGGCACTGCATTACGGGAAAATTTCGGAAATGCGCACCGGTGAGGGCAAAACGCTCACCGCGACGTTGCCGGTGTTTCTGAATGCACTGAGCGGTAAAGGTGTTCACGTTGTTACCGTCAACGATTACCTTGCCAGCCGCGATGCGCGATGGATGGGCCGCCTCTATAACTTCTTGGGTCTGACCGTCGGCATCAACATGCCCCAAGCCCCACGTGAAGACAAGCAGCAGGCCTACAACTCTGACATCACCTACGGTACGAACAACGAGTACGGTTTCGACTACCTCCGCGACAACATGGTCTACGAAGCGGCTGATCGGGTGCAACGCGGACTGAACTTTGCCATCGTGGATGAAGTTGATTCCATTTTGATCGACGAGGCCCGCACACCACTCATTATCAGTGGTCAAGCTGAAGACCACACCGAACTCTATCTCGCCATTAACAAAGCAATTCCGCGCTTGGTCAAGCAAGAGGGGGAGGCTGATCCCATCACTGGGCAAGGCATTACCAAGCCTGGCGACTTCACTCTAGATGAGAAGAGTCACCAAGTTTTCTTGACGGAACAAGGGCACGAAGTAGCCGAGACCATTTTTGCAGAGCTGGGCTTGATACCTGCGGGCTCTTCTTTGTACGACCCGGCAAACATCACGTTGATGCATCACCTGTACGCAGCGTTGCGCGCCAATCATCTGTATCACCGCGACCAGCACTACGTTGTGCAAAACGGTGAAATTGTCATTGTCGACGAGTACACCGGCCGTCTGATGACGGGTCGCCGTTGGAGCGACGGCTTGCACCAAGCGGTAGAAGCCAAAGAGGGGGTACAGATCCAGGCAGAGAATCAGACCCTCGCATCCATTACCTTCCAGAATTATTTCCGCCTCTACAGCAAGCTGGCGGGTATGACCGGCACCGCAGACACCGAGGCATACGAGTTCCAGGAGATCTATGGTCTCGAAACTGTAGTTATCCCGCCAAACCGCATCAGCCGCCGGGACGACCAGTTGGACCGTGTATACAAGACAACCCGCGAAAAGTACGATGCGGCAATCAAAGACATCCGCGAATGCTATGACAGGGGCCAGCCTGTTCTGGTGGGAACCACATCGATTGAAAACTCAGAAATCATTGCCGAGCTCCTCGATAAAGAAAAGTTGCCTCACCAGGTCTTGAACGCGAAGCAACACGCGCGCGAAGCAGACATCGTGGCTCAGGCCGGTCGTGCAAAGATGATCACCATCGCGACCAACATGGCCGGCCGTGGTACCGATATTGTTCTTGGCGGCAACATGGACAAGCTGCTGGAGGCGATTGAGGGCGATGCCTCTTTGGACGAAGCTGCCAAGCAAGCCAAAGTCGCGGAGTTGAAAAGCCAGTGGCAAAAAGACCACGAAGCCATCAAGGCGCTGGGTGGCCTGCGCATCATTGCGACCGAACGCCACGAGTCTCGCCGGATCGACAACCAACTCCGTGGTCGCTCAGGGCGCCAAGGTGATCCCGGTTCATCCCGTTTCTATCTGAGTCTTGATGACTCTTTGATGCGGATCTTTGCCGGAGACCGGGTGAAATCCATCATGGATCGCCTCAAAATGCCAGAGGGTGAGGCCATTGAAGCCGGTATCGTGACCCGTAGCATTGAAAGCGCGCAGCGCAAAGTAGAAGCGCGTAACTTCGACATGCGCAAGCAGCTGTTGGAATACGACGATGTGTCCAACGATCAGCGCAAGGTCATCTACCAACAACGCAACGCAATTTTGGATGCCTCCGATCTGGAGGCCCAGATTGCGGGTCTGCGCGAAGGTGCGTTTGAAGACATGGTGCGTCAGTTCGTCCCGGCAGAGTCGGTAGAAGAGCAATGGGACATTCCAGCGCTCCAGAAGATGCTGTCAGAAGAATGGCAACTGAACCTCGACCTTCAGAAGCAAGTCAGCAGCGCCAGCTCTATTACCGATGAAGAAATCGTGACCACCGTTACTACGGCTGCGAACGAGGCTTTCGAGAGCAAAGTGAACCTGGTCGGCAAAGACAACTTCACCCAGTTCGAGCGCATGGTGCTTTTGCAGAGTATCGATAGCCACTGGCGTGACCATCTGAGCGCCTTGGACTACCTGCGCCAAGGTATCCATCTGCGGGGTTACGCGCAAAAGCAACCCAAACAAGAATACAAGCGCGAAGCGTTTGAACTATTCGGGCAGTTGCTCGACTCCGTCAAAAATGACGTTACCAAAATCTTGATGACTGTCAAGATCCAATCCAACGAACAGTTGGAGCAGGCAGCCGACGCGATTGAATCGCGCGGGGAAAGCATCGCCAACGTCACCTACACCGCTCCCACAGAGACTGGTGAAGTCGAAACGACGACTGATGCCACTACCGTAAAAACTGCCGAGTCCGATGTCCCGCGCGTCGGTCGCAACGATCCTTGTCCTTGCGGCAGCGGTAAAAAATATAAACAGTGCCACGGCAAACTCTCTTGA
- a CDS encoding M23 family metallopeptidase codes for MQVIITDAWMARSRAFHLNGFKLILAILLASLVLMLVSAGLYHWVFMKGAREGWPVIGSLVRLVSKDEIAQRDRYVKENIEVLAKRLGEMQAKMLQLESLGERVSGLAGINPAEITVAPGRGGALIAGRDLSIEELDATLASLDGAATKNADVMTVIESRLFEQKIKKMMVPTQQPVLDANLGSIFGWRIDPITGRSALHTGLDFPAGVGTPIYAAAGGMVVTQEYHPQYGNMLEVDHGNDLITRYAHASKVHVNKGDLIKRGQRIADVGNTGRSTGAHLHFEVLVQGVPQDPQKFLNAGKGLGTERSASSKASVLQR; via the coding sequence ATGCAGGTGATTATCACGGATGCGTGGATGGCAAGGTCCCGCGCTTTTCATCTCAATGGCTTTAAATTGATCCTGGCGATACTGCTGGCTTCATTGGTGTTGATGCTGGTGTCCGCGGGGCTTTACCACTGGGTATTCATGAAGGGTGCGCGAGAGGGTTGGCCTGTGATTGGATCGCTGGTACGCCTCGTCTCCAAAGACGAAATTGCCCAGCGCGATCGATACGTGAAAGAGAATATCGAGGTACTTGCCAAGCGCCTTGGCGAGATGCAGGCCAAGATGTTGCAGCTAGAGTCGCTCGGCGAACGTGTTTCCGGGCTCGCTGGTATCAATCCGGCTGAAATTACAGTCGCACCAGGGCGCGGCGGAGCGCTGATCGCCGGTCGTGACCTTTCCATCGAAGAGCTTGACGCAACTTTGGCTTCTTTGGATGGCGCTGCCACTAAAAATGCTGACGTGATGACAGTCATTGAGTCCCGTCTCTTCGAGCAAAAGATAAAGAAAATGATGGTGCCTACGCAGCAACCAGTGTTGGATGCCAATCTGGGGTCCATCTTTGGGTGGCGGATCGATCCCATCACAGGCCGTTCGGCTCTGCATACAGGGCTTGATTTCCCGGCGGGTGTCGGTACCCCCATCTACGCTGCGGCCGGCGGTATGGTGGTGACGCAGGAATACCACCCGCAATACGGAAACATGCTCGAGGTGGATCATGGTAACGACCTCATCACAAGATACGCGCACGCCTCTAAAGTCCATGTGAATAAGGGCGATCTGATCAAGCGTGGACAGCGCATCGCGGATGTCGGCAACACCGGGCGATCTACAGGCGCACACCTCCACTTTGAAGTCTTGGTTCAGGGCGTTCCTCAAGATCCACAGAAGTTTCTGAATGCCGGAAAAGGTTTGGGCACTGAGCGGTCTGCCTCTTCCAAGGCGTCTGTTCTACAGCGCTAA
- the argJ gene encoding bifunctional glutamate N-acetyltransferase/amino-acid acetyltransferase ArgJ encodes MPVNLPLPAAADLLPVPGVRIGVTEAGVRKPGRKDVTVMLLDPGCTVGGVFTTNRFCAAPVQICREHLAASDIRAVVINTGNANAGTGADGLARAKETCSALAGKLSLKATQVLPFSTGVIMEPLPVDRIVAGLDAAILDARESNWLKAAEGIMTTDTQPKAFSATAMVDGFLITVTGISKGAGMIRPNMATMLGFIATDACIDASVMPALARELAEGSFNRVTVDGDTSTNDSLLVIASNKAGNPTVTDLDAASAAPLKRAMLEVARKLAQAIVRDGEGATKFIAVQVEGGGTEAECRLVAYAIAHSPLVKTAFFASDPNLGRILAAVGYAGIQDLDQSLIELFLDDVHVATRGGRNPAYREEDGQRVMKQSEITVRVHLGRGAASQTVWTCDFSHDYVTINADYRS; translated from the coding sequence ATGCCAGTGAATCTCCCGCTGCCTGCTGCAGCTGACCTGTTGCCGGTGCCCGGTGTCCGTATCGGGGTTACCGAGGCAGGCGTTCGCAAGCCCGGCCGTAAAGATGTGACCGTGATGCTGCTGGACCCCGGCTGCACTGTTGGCGGCGTGTTTACGACGAACCGCTTTTGTGCAGCCCCGGTACAAATTTGTCGCGAGCATCTCGCAGCCAGTGACATTCGCGCAGTCGTGATCAACACCGGCAATGCCAACGCCGGCACTGGAGCCGATGGGCTGGCGCGCGCCAAGGAAACCTGCTCCGCTCTGGCGGGCAAACTCAGCCTCAAGGCCACGCAAGTCCTGCCATTCTCCACTGGCGTGATCATGGAGCCACTACCAGTGGACCGGATTGTGGCCGGCTTGGACGCGGCAATTTTGGATGCCCGGGAAAGCAACTGGCTCAAGGCGGCCGAGGGCATCATGACCACGGACACCCAGCCCAAAGCTTTCAGCGCAACGGCCATGGTGGACGGCTTCCTGATCACGGTCACGGGTATCAGCAAAGGCGCGGGCATGATTCGCCCGAACATGGCCACGATGTTGGGGTTCATTGCTACCGACGCCTGTATTGACGCCTCCGTGATGCCCGCCCTCGCACGCGAACTTGCCGAGGGCTCGTTCAACCGGGTGACGGTAGATGGCGATACCTCTACAAATGATTCGTTGTTGGTGATTGCTTCCAACAAGGCGGGCAATCCAACTGTCACTGATCTGGATGCGGCCTCTGCCGCCCCTCTAAAGCGCGCAATGCTGGAGGTTGCTCGCAAGTTGGCGCAAGCCATCGTGCGGGACGGCGAGGGCGCAACCAAGTTCATTGCCGTGCAAGTTGAGGGTGGCGGAACCGAAGCGGAGTGCCGTCTTGTGGCCTATGCCATTGCGCACTCACCCTTGGTGAAAACCGCATTTTTTGCCAGCGACCCCAACCTCGGCCGTATTCTTGCTGCTGTGGGTTACGCAGGTATCCAGGATTTGGACCAGTCACTCATCGAGCTGTTCTTGGACGATGTGCACGTCGCAACCCGCGGTGGTAGAAATCCCGCCTACCGTGAGGAGGATGGTCAGCGTGTCATGAAGCAAAGCGAGATTACCGTGCGCGTCCATTTGGGGCGGGGCGCTGCCAGCCAGACGGTCTGGACTTGCGACTTCAGCCACGACTACGTGACGATCAACGCCGACTATCGCTCCTAA